Proteins encoded together in one Nostoc sp. PCC 7524 window:
- a CDS encoding FAD-binding oxidoreductase yields MIAIASTLASIVGAENTVYPEDNPQILRAIAYGGQNTIITGKPPSCLVYPQTQAQLAAVIATAYSHNWRVLPCGSGSKLSWGGLAQDIDVVVSTERLNQLIEHAVGDLTITVEAGMKFGYLQQLLTDSRQFLALDPSTPELATIGGIVATADTNSLRQRYGSVRDQLLGITFIRADGQIAKAGGRVVKNVAGYDLMKLFTGSYGTLGIISQVTFRVYPLQETSGTVVLTGKAEAISQAANTLRGSALTPTQADLLSMQLVSSLGLGAGMGLIARFQSINESVKEQSHRVLELGQTLGLEGAVYSGADEDSLWQRLQEQIHTPASESAITCKIGILPTAAVEVLTGVEIGLVHLSSGLGIVQVQDKIQVLKVRSLCQSRNGFLTVIKAPVAVKQQIDVWGYTGNALSLMRRIKEQFDSKNILNPGRFVGGI; encoded by the coding sequence ATGATAGCTATTGCTTCTACTCTTGCATCTATCGTGGGCGCAGAAAACACTGTATACCCAGAAGACAATCCTCAGATTCTACGGGCGATCGCCTACGGTGGGCAGAACACCATTATCACTGGCAAACCCCCCAGTTGTCTTGTCTATCCCCAAACCCAAGCACAATTAGCCGCAGTCATTGCCACTGCTTACAGTCATAATTGGCGCGTCCTTCCTTGCGGTAGTGGAAGTAAACTCAGTTGGGGTGGTTTAGCGCAAGATATTGATGTGGTGGTGAGTACAGAACGCCTCAATCAACTCATTGAACACGCTGTGGGTGATTTGACTATCACCGTGGAAGCAGGGATGAAATTTGGCTATCTTCAGCAGCTTTTGACAGATTCACGTCAATTTCTCGCCCTTGATCCCTCTACACCAGAGTTAGCTACCATTGGCGGGATTGTTGCTACTGCTGATACTAACTCCTTACGACAGCGTTATGGGAGTGTGCGCGACCAACTTTTAGGTATTACTTTTATCCGTGCTGATGGACAAATTGCTAAAGCTGGCGGACGTGTAGTTAAGAATGTGGCTGGCTATGACTTGATGAAGTTGTTTACTGGCTCATACGGGACATTGGGAATTATAAGTCAAGTTACTTTTCGGGTTTATCCCTTACAGGAAACATCGGGGACGGTGGTGTTGACTGGTAAGGCTGAGGCGATTTCGCAAGCAGCTAATACTTTACGCGGTTCGGCTTTGACACCCACCCAAGCTGATTTGTTATCTATGCAATTAGTATCTAGCTTAGGTTTAGGTGCAGGCATGGGATTAATTGCACGCTTCCAAAGTATTAATGAGAGTGTAAAAGAACAATCTCATCGAGTTTTAGAATTAGGGCAAACGTTAGGATTAGAAGGAGCAGTTTATTCTGGTGCAGATGAAGACAGTCTATGGCAGAGATTGCAAGAACAAATACATACTCCTGCCTCAGAGTCGGCAATTACCTGCAAAATAGGAATATTACCGACTGCTGCTGTGGAGGTTTTGACGGGAGTGGAAATTGGACTGGTTCATCTCAGCAGTGGTTTGGGTATAGTGCAAGTTCAGGATAAAATTCAGGTTTTAAAAGTGCGATCGCTTTGTCAATCTCGTAATGGTTTTTTAACGGTGATTAAAGCACCTGTGGCAGTGAAACAACAAATCGATGTGTGGGGATACACAGGTAATGCTTTGTCGTTGATGCGTCGGATTAAAGAACAGTTTGATAGCAAAAATATTTTAAATCCTGGTCGGTTTGTTGGTGGAATTTAA
- a CDS encoding inorganic phosphate transporter, whose product MLLVSIFIATLFLAYAKGANDNFKGVATLFGSRTTSYQTAILWATLTTFAGALTSTFLTSKSVIKFSGQGILDDAIASRTEFHLAVVIATALTVLLATFLGLPVSTSHSLIGAVLGAALVAIGLKANFTVLGSSLIAPLFFSSILAIPLATGTYSLVDYINSRFHLQPSQKLIDICHYISAGLINFARGFHHTYQLVTLVVIIDYFSIKGAMITIAMAMALGGLLNSQKVAETISIKITPMNSIQGLSANVVTSTLVIAASYFGLPVSTTHVAVGSIFGVGVMTNKVNKLVCWQIVLAWIFTLPVATIIGGITYRLLQR is encoded by the coding sequence ATGTTGTTAGTAAGTATATTTATCGCTACGCTATTCCTGGCTTATGCTAAAGGAGCAAACGACAATTTTAAGGGTGTAGCAACGCTGTTTGGCAGTCGCACCACTAGCTACCAAACAGCAATTTTATGGGCGACTTTGACGACTTTTGCTGGGGCATTAACATCTACTTTTTTAACAAGCAAATCAGTGATCAAGTTTTCTGGGCAAGGGATATTAGATGATGCGATCGCTAGTCGGACTGAATTTCATCTGGCGGTAGTAATTGCCACAGCTTTAACTGTATTACTTGCCACCTTTTTAGGTTTGCCTGTTTCTACATCCCACAGTTTAATCGGTGCTGTACTTGGTGCTGCATTAGTTGCGATCGGACTGAAGGCTAATTTTACAGTTTTAGGAAGTTCCTTGATTGCACCTCTATTTTTTAGTTCTATTCTAGCAATTCCCTTGGCAACAGGAACCTACAGCTTAGTTGACTATATTAATTCTCGATTCCATCTACAACCAAGCCAAAAACTCATCGATATTTGTCATTATATCAGTGCTGGACTGATCAACTTTGCTAGAGGTTTTCATCATACTTATCAACTCGTCACTCTAGTTGTAATTATTGATTACTTTTCCATTAAAGGTGCAATGATTACCATTGCTATGGCTATGGCACTAGGTGGTTTACTCAATTCACAAAAGGTTGCTGAAACTATCAGTATCAAAATTACACCGATGAATTCCATACAGGGTTTATCAGCCAATGTCGTTACTAGCACTTTAGTAATTGCAGCTAGTTATTTCGGTCTACCTGTGTCTACAACTCATGTTGCAGTCGGTTCGATTTTTGGTGTGGGTGTCATGACTAATAAAGTCAATAAATTGGTTTGTTGGCAAATTGTGCTAGCGTGGATTTTTACCTTACCTGTTGCCACAATTATTGGCGGTATAACCTATAGATTATTACAACGCTAA
- the msrA gene encoding peptide-methionine (S)-S-oxide reductase MsrA, giving the protein MEKATFGAGCFWGVEAAFRKVKGVVSTSVGYMGGHFPNPSYLDVLSRITGHAEVVQIEYDPQIVSYEDLLAVFWDIHDPTTLNRQGPDRGEQYRSVIFFHNAQQAEAAKESKAKLQMSGKFERDIVTEIKHKSEYYLATEEHQQYFEKKGRH; this is encoded by the coding sequence ATGGAGAAAGCAACATTTGGGGCTGGCTGTTTCTGGGGTGTGGAGGCAGCATTTCGGAAGGTTAAAGGAGTAGTATCAACCTCAGTTGGCTACATGGGAGGGCATTTTCCTAACCCTTCTTACCTTGATGTGTTATCGAGGATAACTGGTCATGCTGAGGTGGTGCAAATAGAATATGACCCTCAAATTGTTAGTTATGAGGACTTGTTAGCAGTGTTTTGGGATATTCATGACCCAACAACACTAAACCGCCAAGGGCCAGATAGAGGAGAACAGTACAGGTCTGTGATATTTTTTCACAATGCCCAGCAAGCAGAAGCGGCGAAGGAGTCAAAAGCCAAGCTTCAGATGTCAGGCAAGTTTGAACGCGATATTGTCACCGAGATTAAGCACAAGAGTGAATACTACTTAGCAACAGAAGAACATCAACAATATTTTGAGAAGAAGGGCAGACATTAA
- a CDS encoding class I SAM-dependent methyltransferase yields the protein MTNEFLSTKKLIFDRWAPSYDWLLPSVFYKAVHKRLLEYVDLPEQANILDLGCGTGRLLERLATQYSELRGTGLDLSPNMLRLARLSNRHHPRLIFLEGKAEALPFGDGQFDAVFNTISFLHYQQPEQVLQEIARVLSPGGRFYLVDITTKREKQPRILSISHQSVKFYSPHQREILASSAGLSCLNHHYLLGPVLLTILAKPQKDVQMSF from the coding sequence ATGACTAACGAATTTCTCAGTACCAAAAAGCTAATTTTTGACCGTTGGGCCCCCAGTTATGACTGGCTCTTACCATCTGTGTTTTACAAAGCTGTCCACAAACGGCTCTTAGAGTACGTCGATTTGCCAGAGCAAGCCAATATACTGGATTTAGGTTGTGGAACTGGTCGCTTGCTGGAGCGCCTAGCTACTCAGTATTCCGAACTGCGGGGTACTGGTTTAGATTTATCTCCTAATATGTTGCGATTAGCACGACTGAGTAACCGCCACCATCCCCGGTTAATCTTTCTGGAAGGCAAAGCGGAAGCTCTACCCTTTGGTGATGGTCAGTTTGATGCTGTGTTCAACACAATTAGTTTCTTACATTATCAACAACCAGAACAAGTTTTACAGGAAATAGCGCGGGTGCTTTCTCCTGGAGGACGCTTTTACTTGGTTGATATTACTACCAAACGAGAGAAACAACCGCGAATATTGTCAATTTCTCATCAAAGCGTTAAATTCTACAGCCCTCATCAACGGGAAATCCTCGCCTCATCTGCGGGACTATCATGTTTGAATCACCATTATTTATTAGGGCCTGTCTTACTGACAATTCTAGCTAAACCTCAAAAAGATGTGCAAATGTCGTTTTAG
- the arsM gene encoding arsenosugar biosynthesis arsenite methyltransferase ArsM, translating into MTYLETAAQFYSEVAQTPQVGLCCVQSTPLQLPGLKVPCKMQEMNYGCGTTVHPTELTNQPTVLYVGVGGGLEALQFAYFSRRPGAVIAVDPVEAMRAAAASNLELAAKDNPWFDSSFVEIRAGDAFNLPVADASVDIVAQNCLFNIFEPEDLTRALKEAYRVLKPGGRLQMSDPIATRPIPAHLQQDERLRAMCLSGALTYEEYTQRIIDAGFGQIEIRARRPYRLLDAETYQLEKHLLLESLDSVAFKVAIPEDGACIFTGKTAIYAGSEPFFDDAAGHILQRGIPASVCDKTAAKLGNLKPSEIIITDSTWHYDGGGCC; encoded by the coding sequence ATGACATATTTAGAAACAGCCGCACAATTTTATAGTGAAGTTGCTCAAACGCCACAGGTAGGACTTTGCTGTGTTCAAAGTACACCCTTGCAACTCCCTGGATTGAAAGTTCCTTGCAAAATGCAGGAAATGAACTATGGTTGTGGTACCACTGTTCACCCAACTGAACTCACCAACCAACCCACAGTTTTGTATGTTGGAGTTGGTGGCGGGTTGGAAGCTTTGCAATTTGCCTATTTCTCTCGTCGTCCGGGTGCTGTGATTGCGGTTGATCCCGTGGAGGCAATGCGAGCAGCTGCCGCTTCTAACTTAGAGTTGGCAGCAAAGGACAATCCTTGGTTTGACAGCAGCTTTGTCGAGATTCGTGCAGGTGATGCCTTCAACTTACCTGTGGCTGATGCTTCTGTGGATATCGTGGCTCAGAATTGCCTGTTTAATATTTTTGAACCTGAAGATTTAACTCGTGCGCTCAAAGAAGCTTATCGGGTGTTAAAGCCGGGTGGACGCTTGCAAATGAGTGATCCCATTGCTACCCGTCCCATACCCGCGCATTTACAACAAGATGAGCGATTACGGGCGATGTGTTTATCAGGCGCACTTACCTACGAAGAATATACTCAGCGTATTATTGATGCTGGCTTTGGCCAAATTGAAATTCGCGCTCGTCGTCCTTACCGCTTGCTAGATGCGGAAACTTATCAGTTAGAAAAGCATCTACTGTTAGAAAGTCTCGATTCGGTTGCTTTCAAAGTGGCAATTCCAGAAGATGGCGCTTGTATTTTCACGGGTAAAACAGCAATTTATGCTGGTTCTGAGCCGTTTTTTGATGATGCAGCCGGCCATATTCTGCAACGTGGCATTCCGGCATCTGTATGCGACAAAACTGCTGCTAAACTAGGAAATTTAAAGCCATCAGAAATCATAATTACCGATTCAACTTGGCATTATGATGGTGGTGGTTGCTGTTAA
- a CDS encoding alpha/beta hydrolase family protein, with translation MISVNWYQEDKLGIQLLASKGISEYGVGNLTRYKIMNFLASKKQSSMAVVGALMITLGVEQSAAAATFNPAPQFESAVSYSTTIPRSDGGVDPADIYYPVLSSTDPEQSSLPIALFLQGALVDKSDYSTFASTVARYGFVVVVPNHIRTAISPMGAVTGLLAEQQQVNDVLSYIRNENSTPSLPIADLFDPSTLVLLGHSFGGAVGIAAIQGNCFPVLCTETFNRPQELKGGAFYGTNFLIGQGSGGLFIDNDGIPMALVQGNLDGVAMPLNAELTYAAIQDPPKAFISIPGANHYGITNEDNLIRDPIRPTLEQDVAIETIARWSALFLRGTALNDKGAFDYVFNTGDALDENVSVESVAKPIPEYTSVVSLLGLGVMGASSLLTRQQKLVKK, from the coding sequence ATGATTTCAGTGAATTGGTATCAGGAAGATAAGTTAGGCATCCAGTTACTGGCCAGCAAAGGAATTTCTGAATACGGAGTGGGTAATCTAACGAGGTATAAAATCATGAATTTCCTCGCCTCAAAGAAACAATCATCGATGGCTGTAGTAGGAGCATTGATGATAACTCTAGGAGTAGAACAAAGTGCTGCTGCTGCTACATTTAACCCTGCTCCTCAGTTTGAGAGTGCAGTCAGTTACTCTACTACGATTCCTAGAAGTGACGGTGGTGTAGATCCGGCTGATATTTACTACCCAGTTTTGTCCAGTACAGATCCTGAGCAGAGTTCACTGCCCATTGCTTTGTTCTTACAAGGTGCGCTGGTTGACAAGTCCGACTACTCAACGTTTGCTAGCACTGTGGCTCGTTATGGGTTTGTAGTAGTAGTTCCTAATCACATCAGAACAGCAATTAGCCCAATGGGTGCAGTTACAGGACTTCTCGCTGAACAACAGCAAGTCAATGATGTTCTCTCCTACATCAGAAATGAGAACTCTACACCTTCATTACCTATTGCTGATTTATTCGACCCCAGTACGCTAGTCTTGCTAGGACACTCATTTGGAGGAGCAGTAGGAATAGCTGCAATCCAGGGCAACTGTTTTCCTGTCTTATGTACTGAAACTTTTAATCGACCCCAAGAATTGAAAGGGGGCGCATTTTATGGCACTAACTTCTTGATTGGCCAAGGTAGTGGGGGACTGTTTATTGATAATGATGGCATTCCTATGGCTTTGGTGCAGGGTAATCTAGATGGTGTTGCAATGCCCTTGAATGCTGAACTCACATATGCTGCTATTCAAGATCCTCCCAAGGCTTTTATCAGTATTCCTGGTGCTAACCACTATGGCATTACCAATGAAGATAATCTCATACGTGACCCTATCAGGCCAACACTAGAGCAAGATGTGGCAATTGAAACCATTGCTCGTTGGAGTGCGCTTTTTTTACGCGGAACTGCACTCAACGACAAGGGAGCATTTGATTATGTCTTCAATACAGGTGATGCTTTGGATGAGAATGTAAGTGTGGAGAGCGTTGCCAAACCTATACCTGAATACACTTCTGTAGTTAGTTTACTGGGATTAGGGGTAATGGGTGCCAGTTCACTACTAACACGTCAGCAGAAATTAGTTAAAAAATAA
- a CDS encoding S-layer homology domain-containing protein, which yields MIYPHFQCMVNTVASSAVALVVLGINYSSLAQSPQLGNCIQTTNSLSLSSQKVVTSCQQILSYQLLIAESTITNFTDISGVYGEKEIKQLAELGVLKNTSSEFQPQAPVTRGQFVAWLVKTYNELHREPIRLPQNNSSAFPDVSSSHPHFTFIQAAHNAGFLAGFDDGNFRPDDILTREQMIVLKTNFDSNPRLRNYPNALRDYRNFIGKTRGFTDTDQISDRYVPFIAFDLGNAASGRNFARVYGRTRIYAPKKAVTRAEAAVILSRFRKGGTVEQALKRRNR from the coding sequence ATGATTTATCCTCATTTTCAATGTATGGTCAATACTGTTGCCTCTTCTGCTGTAGCTTTGGTTGTGCTGGGAATCAATTATTCATCTTTGGCTCAATCCCCACAACTAGGAAATTGCATTCAAACCACTAATAGTCTCAGTCTGTCTTCCCAAAAAGTTGTCACAAGTTGTCAGCAAATACTGAGCTACCAATTGTTAATTGCTGAGAGTACAATAACAAATTTTACTGATATTAGTGGTGTCTACGGCGAGAAAGAGATTAAACAACTAGCAGAATTGGGAGTGTTAAAAAACACATCCAGTGAATTTCAACCCCAAGCACCGGTTACTCGTGGTCAATTTGTGGCTTGGTTAGTCAAAACCTACAATGAGTTACATCGAGAGCCAATTCGTCTGCCTCAGAATAACAGTTCGGCTTTTCCTGATGTATCGTCCTCTCATCCCCATTTTACATTTATTCAAGCTGCTCATAATGCTGGTTTTCTGGCTGGGTTCGATGATGGCAACTTTAGACCAGATGATATTTTGACACGAGAGCAGATGATTGTTCTCAAAACCAACTTTGATTCTAATCCTAGACTGAGAAATTATCCAAATGCTCTGCGTGACTACCGTAACTTTATAGGTAAAACAAGAGGCTTTACTGATACTGATCAAATTAGCGATAGGTATGTTCCTTTCATCGCTTTTGACTTAGGTAATGCTGCTAGTGGTAGAAACTTTGCACGAGTTTATGGCCGTACCCGTATCTATGCACCTAAAAAAGCCGTGACACGAGCCGAAGCAGCTGTCATTCTGTCTCGGTTCCGTAAGGGTGGAACAGTAGAACAGGCTTTAAAAAGAAGAAATCGCTAA
- the arsS gene encoding arsenosugar biosynthesis radical SAM (seleno)protein ArsS (Some members of this family are selenoproteins.), with translation MSYQVANDSKLTPFKDKLSETFSKQGINILQINLGKRCNLACNHCHVEASPKRTEELSPEICEQLIDLIAKFPEIQIVDLTGGAPEMNYGFKPLVEAAKKNGKQVIVRSNLTIYFVDGFGDLPEYFARHQLRVVASLPCYLADNVDKMRGTGVFNASIKALQWLNQLGYGTNPDLILDLVYNPQLPTSENFSLAPEQSKLERDYQIFLQEHFGIVFNNLFTITNLPVGRTKLHLERKKLYSTYLHFLESHFNPSTVGHLMCRDQLSVDYLGNIYDCDFNQMMNLPAKTANGETITVAKLLDAGSLDLIDEIQTADYCYGCTAGCGSSCGGTLV, from the coding sequence ATGTCATATCAAGTAGCTAACGATTCAAAACTCACACCATTTAAAGATAAACTCAGTGAAACTTTTAGCAAACAAGGGATTAATATTTTACAAATTAATTTAGGTAAGCGTTGTAACCTAGCCTGTAACCACTGCCATGTAGAAGCTAGTCCCAAACGCACAGAAGAATTATCTCCCGAAATTTGCGAACAACTAATTGATTTAATTGCTAAATTTCCCGAAATTCAGATTGTTGACTTGACTGGTGGCGCACCAGAAATGAATTATGGTTTTAAGCCACTGGTAGAAGCCGCTAAAAAGAATGGTAAACAGGTAATTGTCCGTTCTAATTTAACGATTTATTTTGTAGATGGTTTTGGTGATTTACCAGAATATTTTGCCAGACATCAACTGCGAGTTGTGGCTTCTCTGCCCTGCTACCTAGCAGATAATGTTGACAAAATGCGGGGTACGGGTGTGTTTAATGCTTCTATTAAAGCTTTGCAATGGCTGAATCAATTGGGTTATGGTACAAATCCCGACTTAATTTTGGATTTGGTTTATAATCCACAGTTACCAACAAGTGAAAATTTTTCCTTAGCTCCCGAACAGTCCAAACTAGAACGAGATTATCAAATCTTTTTACAAGAACATTTTGGTATTGTCTTTAATAATCTTTTTACAATCACTAACTTACCTGTAGGCAGAACAAAATTACATTTAGAACGAAAAAAACTGTATAGCACCTACTTGCATTTTTTAGAGTCCCATTTCAATCCTAGTACAGTTGGGCATTTAATGTGTCGTGATCAACTATCAGTAGACTATCTAGGAAATATCTATGATTGTGACTTTAATCAGATGATGAATTTGCCTGCCAAAACTGCTAATGGTGAAACTATCACGGTTGCTAAATTGCTAGATGCTGGTAGTTTAGACTTGATTGATGAGATTCAAACTGCTGACTATTGCTATGGTTGTACGGCTGGATGTGGTTCTAGCTGTGGCGGCACTTTAGTCTAA
- a CDS encoding Mo-dependent nitrogenase C-terminal domain-containing protein translates to MTSVTQVLCHHDLLYPIRRWLEGTEIHNAKLAHLLCKAIPAQCPFERDVKLFGRQMFHIPPMCKLNPLYEEVVGLRFKALCYLADECGEDITTYC, encoded by the coding sequence ATGACCAGCGTTACTCAAGTTCTTTGCCACCATGACTTACTCTATCCTATTCGTAGATGGTTAGAAGGTACCGAAATTCATAACGCCAAACTAGCCCATTTGTTGTGCAAAGCTATTCCTGCTCAATGTCCATTTGAAAGAGATGTCAAGCTGTTTGGTCGTCAGATGTTTCACATTCCGCCCATGTGTAAATTAAATCCTCTCTATGAAGAGGTAGTGGGTTTGCGTTTCAAGGCACTTTGTTATCTGGCTGATGAGTGCGGTGAAGATATCACAACTTATTGCTAA
- a CDS encoding creatininase family protein yields MLLHLSTWPEVEAYLQTSPGMIFPIGSTEQHGPTGLIGTDAICAEAIARGVGEVTQAIVGPTINVGMALHHTAFPGTISLRPSTLIQVVRDYVISLAKVGFTKFYFINGHGGNIATLKAAFSETYAHLEDLQLSNASKVQCQVANWFMCSSVYQLAKELYGNQEGSHATPSEVAVTQYVYPEAIKQAPLSPEVASGHRIYSATDFRAHYPDGRMGSNPALATPEHGKQFYELAVKELSNGYLEFLNAD; encoded by the coding sequence ATGTTACTGCATTTAAGTACCTGGCCAGAAGTTGAAGCCTATTTGCAAACATCCCCAGGGATGATTTTTCCGATTGGTTCCACAGAGCAACATGGGCCGACGGGTTTAATTGGTACTGATGCGATTTGTGCTGAGGCGATCGCGCGGGGTGTGGGTGAAGTGACACAGGCGATCGTTGGCCCTACAATCAATGTGGGGATGGCACTACATCACACCGCCTTTCCAGGTACAATCAGTCTCCGCCCCAGTACGTTAATTCAGGTAGTCCGAGATTATGTTATCAGTCTCGCCAAAGTAGGTTTTACCAAGTTCTACTTTATTAACGGCCACGGCGGTAACATCGCCACTCTCAAAGCGGCATTCTCTGAAACTTACGCCCATCTGGAGGATTTGCAACTTTCCAACGCCTCAAAGGTGCAGTGTCAAGTTGCTAATTGGTTTATGTGCAGTTCTGTCTACCAATTAGCAAAAGAATTATACGGTAATCAAGAAGGTTCTCATGCTACCCCTAGTGAAGTAGCTGTAACTCAATATGTTTATCCAGAAGCAATTAAGCAAGCACCCCTATCGCCAGAAGTAGCGTCTGGACATAGGATTTATAGTGCTACTGACTTTCGCGCTCATTACCCAGACGGACGCATGGGTTCTAATCCAGCCTTAGCCACACCAGAACATGGTAAACAGTTTTATGAATTAGCAGTCAAAGAACTCAGCAATGGTTATTTAGAATTTTTGAACGCCGATTGA
- a CDS encoding (Fe-S)-binding protein — translation MQVSDNSTNNIASLKNLKGFDENHPPDPKLIDSCVHCGFCLSTCPSYRVIGKEMDSPRGRIYLMDAINEGEIALNTATVQHFDSCLGCLACVSTCPSGVQYDKLISATRHQVERNYPRSLSDKLIRQLIFSLFPNPDILRILLIPLFVYQKLGFPKLVRATGLLKKISPRLAAMESILPEITIKTFQDNLPTVIPAQGKKRYRVGVILGCVQRLFFSPVNEATVRVLTANGCEVVIPKSQGCCAALPEHQGQTEQAKALARQMIDSFADTDIDYVIINAAGCGHTLKEYGHILADDSAYREKAQDFAAKVKDAQEFLANVGLTAKLSPLTDKPVNLVYQDACHLLHGQKISVQPRQLLRQIPGVSLKEPLDAALCCGSAGVYNMLQPEVAEELGKQKVQNLLNTGAELIASANPGCSLQITKHLQLQGKEISVMHPMELLDYAIRGVKLKM, via the coding sequence ATGCAAGTTTCAGACAATTCTACTAATAATATTGCCAGTTTGAAGAATTTGAAAGGGTTTGATGAAAATCATCCGCCTGACCCGAAGTTAATTGATAGTTGTGTACATTGTGGATTTTGTCTTTCAACTTGTCCTAGTTATCGAGTGATTGGCAAAGAAATGGATTCCCCTAGGGGACGAATCTATTTAATGGATGCGATTAATGAGGGGGAAATTGCTTTAAATACAGCCACAGTCCAGCATTTTGATTCTTGTTTAGGATGTTTGGCTTGTGTGTCTACTTGTCCTTCTGGTGTGCAGTATGACAAGTTAATTTCTGCTACTCGTCACCAAGTTGAGCGGAATTATCCCCGCAGTCTGTCAGACAAATTAATTCGTCAACTCATCTTCTCTTTATTCCCTAACCCAGATATTTTACGCATTTTACTAATTCCCCTGTTTGTTTATCAAAAGTTAGGATTTCCTAAACTTGTGCGGGCTACAGGTTTACTCAAAAAAATCTCACCACGTTTGGCAGCAATGGAGTCAATTCTGCCAGAAATTACTATCAAAACATTTCAAGATAATTTACCGACTGTGATTCCCGCACAGGGTAAAAAACGCTATCGTGTGGGGGTAATTTTGGGATGTGTACAACGCTTATTTTTTTCACCTGTGAATGAAGCGACGGTGAGGGTGTTAACGGCGAATGGGTGTGAAGTTGTCATTCCCAAATCCCAAGGTTGTTGTGCCGCACTACCAGAACACCAAGGACAAACGGAACAGGCAAAAGCTTTAGCGAGACAGATGATTGATAGCTTTGCTGATACAGATATAGATTATGTGATTATCAATGCTGCTGGTTGTGGTCATACTTTAAAAGAATACGGTCATATATTAGCAGATGACTCAGCATATCGGGAGAAAGCTCAAGATTTCGCAGCTAAAGTTAAAGATGCTCAAGAGTTTTTAGCCAATGTGGGTTTAACAGCGAAACTTTCACCATTGACTGATAAACCTGTGAATTTAGTTTATCAGGATGCTTGTCATTTATTGCATGGACAGAAGATTAGTGTACAACCACGGCAGTTATTAAGACAAATTCCGGGGGTGAGTTTAAAAGAACCATTAGATGCGGCTTTGTGCTGTGGTAGTGCAGGGGTTTATAATATGCTCCAGCCAGAAGTTGCTGAAGAATTAGGTAAACAAAAAGTCCAGAATTTATTAAATACTGGTGCGGAATTAATTGCTTCTGCTAATCCTGGTTGTTCATTGCAAATTACTAAGCATTTACAATTGCAAGGTAAGGAAATTTCTGTGATGCACCCGATGGAATTATTAGATTATGCAATTCGGGGTGTGAAGTTGAAAATGTAA